The genomic segment CTGGCGACCTTGGCCGGCGAGACGAGCTTCGAGTGGGCGGTGCCCGACGTCGATGAGCCGGACTGCCGCATCAGAGTCGTCTGCGTCGACGCCGAGTCGAACGAGGGCAGTGACATCTCCGACGCCGACTTCCGCATCATCCCGCATGATGGGACAGCGCCGGAAGTAGCCGTCGTCGCGCCGAACGGCGGAGAAGAGATCGACGCGTTGAGCGCTTATACGATCACCTGGACCTCCAGCGATAATATCGCTGTCACGGGAACGATCGTGTTGCTCTCGATCGACGGCGGGTCGACCTATCCGGACACGCTGGCGACCTTGGCCGGCGAGACGAGCTTCGAGTGGGCGGTGCCCGACGTCGATGAGCCGGACTGCCGCATCAGAGTCGTCTGCGTCGACGCCGAGTCGAACGAGGGCAGTGACATCTCCGACGCCGACTTCTCGATTGTCGACGTGAGTGGGGTCGAGGGTCAGCAGGAGATTCCCGTTTCTCTAATCCTCAGAAGAAGCCGGCCGAATCCCTTCGCCGGAATGACCCGGATCGAGTTCGGTCTACCCACCGCCCAGCGGGTCACGCTGGGGATCTACAACATCAAGGGCCAACTGATCAAAACCTTGGCCGCAGGCGAGTATAGCCCTGGGTTCCATACAGTTGTGTGGCGCGGGAAAAATGCGCAGGGTGAGAAGGTTTCAAGTGGCCTCTATTTCTATCGCTTGGTGACCGATGGCAAGGTCCTGAAGCAGAAGATGTTATATCTTAATTAATTAGAATGAAAATGCCTGACCCGATCGCCCCCTCTTCAGGAGGGGGCGATTGTCTATCCGTCGACTCGAGTTTGATCCGATAGAAGGGACGATCGGGACCCTTCGCCGGTGAGTCACGCCATGATTCGCGGATTATCCGGCGTGGAGGGCCGCCGCCTTGCATCTGAGGCTGGAAGCCCGATAATAGTCTTGGAGTCAAGATAGTGCGCAAAGGCTGCGACGAGCCGCCAACAGAGATTGTTTTATAGAATAAGGGGGACAAGATGAATGCGGTCCACAAGATACTGGCCGCCATCCTCATCACGGCGCTTGCCGCCGGCTGCTCATCAAATAAAAAACTTCTGGAGCAGCAGCAGATGGAGATCACCTCGCTCACCACACGGCTAAATGAGGCGGAGCAACAACTGGCTGAAGAGCAAGCCAGAGCGGCCAATCTGACAGCTGAGCTGGACCAGGTTTTGGCCGAGTTTAGCGAGAAGGAGGAGCTCTACCTCGAGCAGATTAATTCGAAGACAGTTATCACGCTGCCCGATGCCGTCCTGTTCTCTTCGGGAAGCGCCCGTCTCACCTCGTCGGGAAAGGGCATTCTTGACAGGATCGCTGGTGTGCTCGAGGAACATCCTGATCGTGAGATCCTTGTCGAGGGACATACCGACGATGTCCAGATTGCGAATCAGTACTTGTCTAAATACCCATCCAATTGGGAACTTTCATCAGCGCGGGCCCACTCTGTTTTACATTATTTCCAGGATCAACATCGCTTTCCCGGGAAGCGTTTGTCGGCTATCGGTTACGGGGAGTACCGGCCGCTGACTGGAAGCGATACACCGGAGGGGCGGGCCATGAACCGGCGGGTCGTCATCAGCATTGGTCCAATGCGGCAGGAAGAACGGCAGACGCTCCCCTGATCAGCCGGCCACCTAGATGGGAGTTTTGGACGAACCAACGGGTGAAAGCATGGCCGATTCGCCGATAGATTCGGGCTCTCCACGAGAGATTCCCACCGATCTCACAGGCACAAAGGTGGGCCGTTATCTCGTTGAATCACTTATTGGACGGGGAGGAATGGGTGAAGTCTATGTGGCGAATGACCCCCTCTTAAATCGCAAGGTGGCGCTGAAAAGGATCAACCGTGACCGGGGTGGGGGAGGCGTTGAGAGAGGCCGCATCCTAAGGGAAGCCCGGCGGGCCGGCAAAATCAACGACCCAAGGATTGCCTCCGTTTATGACGTCCTTGATCTTGCCGGTGATGTGATACTTGTCCAGGAGCACGTCGATGGACGAACCCTCCGGGAGCTGATCCATCAGCATCCACCCATTAAAGAGTTTTGGCCCATTGCCGTGGAATGCGCACAAGCGCTTGCCGTCGCCCACAGAGAGGGCCTTCTTCATCGGGATATCAAACCCGAGAACATCATGGTCACACGGTCGGGTGGTGTTAAAGTCCTCGACTTCGGATTGGCGAAACCGCTTGCCTCTGAGCGGGAGACGGAAACCCTCACAACGGAATCATTCCAGGATCCAAAATTCGGTGGGACGCCGCCCTATATGGCCCCCGAGGTCCTGTTGGGCCGCGATATCGACGAACGGACCGATATCTTTTCACTCGGAGTTACATTTTACGAGCTGCTGACCGGGATCAGGCCTTTCCGCGGCCAGACGTTCCACGCCGTGGCCCAAGAAATCCTTAATACCGAACCGGGTGTTCCCACCGATTTAAACAAGGAGGTTCCGCCCTCTCTATCTACGGTTGTGCTGCGGATGCTGGCTAAAAGGCCGGATGACCGCTACGCAACGGCCGAGGAGGTCCTTCATGATCTGGAAAAGTCGCGGGGTGGGCAGGAGATTACTCCTCTTGCGCGGATAGATGAACCCACGCGACCTGTTGTGTTTAAGGCGCCAATGACCAAGGTCTTGTTGGCCTCCGCCGGAGCGATATTCGTTATACTCTTTCTTCTCCTTGGAGGACCAGAAAAGATTCGGGAGCGATTCGGATGGTATCCACTGCCATCACAAAAGAATGTTCTCTTGCTGCCCTTTGAAATAGGTTCCGGCAATGAAGAGGATTTGAAGGAGATAGCGCTCGGCATTTCGGGACTCCTCGGTTCCGGCCTGGCGGGGCTCTCAGGTGATCCGTCCCTTCAGGTGGCCTCCTTCATGAACACGATTCAATTAGGCATAAAAACGCCTTCGGAGGGCCGCGAGCTTCTAGGCGCCAATCTCGTCATCGCGCCCCTTCTCCTCAGTGATGGACGCAAGCTGCAAGGGACACTGAGGCTGTTGGATCCGGTCTCGGGCCGCCGGCTTCGATTTCGCACGATTGAAGCCCCCCTCTCAAGACCCGGCGAATTTATCAACGCAGCTTTTGTGCAATCCGCGGAGATGCTGGGTCTGTCCGCCGGGAGTCCTGCACAAAGGCATCTCATCATTTATGGAACCGAAGGGGCCGGAACACTTCAGTTTTATCTCGCCGGTTTGGGGCGGATTCTGGAGATTCATCGCAACCGTGATGCTGTCGCCGCAGCTGACACCATCCAAATTCTTGAAGCCGTGAATTCTTTCGAACGGGCGACGAATATTGATCCGGATCACGCCCCCTCCTATGCCGGCGTGGCGCGGGGTTGCCGCCTAATGTATAAAGCGATGGGGGATGCGGCATGGCTCGGGCGGGGAGAGCAGGCCGCGCACCGGGCGATCTCGCTGGATGATAGCCTGGGTGACGCTCACAAAAGGCTCAGTTTCATCTACTGGGATCAAGGGAAGCGAGACCTTGCCGCAGCAGAGATGAACATTGCTTTGGCCCTTGACCCATACGACGATGTGGCCCTCGCAAACCTTGGACTCTTCTATAGAGTTCTCGAGTGCGACGATGAAGAGGAGCGCGTCTATCTGGACGCCGCCCGATTGAACCCAAACCATTGGGCGCCTCAGTGGTATTTGGCGTTCAGAATTTATTACAGGCGCGGCCGCATCGAGGAAGCGCGTGAGGCTTTCCGACAAGTGGTCCGGCTGGCTCCCGATTTATACAAAGGTTATCAAGCCCTGGGAGGGATGCAGGTTCTCGACGGGGACTACGGGGAGGCCGCGGAAAATCTCGAGAGATCGATCGCGCTTCATCCAAATGCAGAAGCTTTGGGGAATCTAGGAGTCACTTACTTTAACACAAGAGATTTTGATCGCTGCATTCAGACCTTTAACGAAGTCTTTCAGTATAAATTCGCCGAATATCAGGATTGGCTCAATCTCGGAGATGCCTACTACTGGGCCCCGGACAAGCGGGCGAAGGCCGTAGCGGCTTATGTTGAAGCGATCCGTCTCGGCCGCAGGACCCTCTCGACATATCCATCAAACTACATGATTTATGCGAATCTTGCGCAGATCTACCCCAAGATTGACAAACCCGATAGCGCCCGGATATGTCTCGAGGCGGCGCTCGCAGGTGATCCCGAAAATCCCATGATCCAGTTTTGCGCTGCATTGACATTCTGGCAGCTCCACGAGAGCGATAAGGCGTTGGATTGGCTTGGCAAATCGGTTGCGGGAGGGTACCCGGTTTCCTGGCTTCGTGATTCCCCCATATTTGATGAATGGAGGCCGGAAAGCCGTTTTCAAGAAATTGTGAAGGAAATATTGTGAAAGGAAATGCCGACGGTAACTAATCTTGAAACATTGAAAGGAGAGATGCCGTGAAGTCATATCGAGTCAATGGGTGGGTTCTTGCACTCGGCGCCGTCATTATGATCTCCGGGTGGGGATTGTACATCATTGATAGGGATCCCGGGATTAATGGGGCGGCATTTAAAAATGAGTTCTGGTTTCGGACAGTAGTCGTCTCGCATGAGGATGGGCAGATCGCCGCCACTCCCGATCCTCTCCGTGCAAATCCAGAAGACAGAATCAGATGGGAAAATCCCTCAGGAAAAGATTTTAGAATCGAATTTGAGAATCAGGAATATCCCTTCACCGAATCGAAGTTCTCTTCCGAGGAAGCAAAGACTTATAAAAAACTCAGAGAGGGGACCCCAATGAGGGATTATAAATACGCGGTTATTCTCGGATCGGACACGCTTGATCCCGTGATCCGAATCGAACAAGATCCTCCCCCCGGAGGTGACTCATCCGGTGTGGTCAAGAAATAGACACTCAATCGAGCGGTGATCGATAATCGATCGTTGGCGCCACAACCACGGGTGGGCCGCCCAACATGTTATAAATTAATCAGTTAGAGTCGATGCGTGATCTTTCCAAGGAGTCGATTCTCCCGGCGATTATCGAGAAGACGCGTGGAATTCCTCTTGCTATTATGCACATATGTGCGTAAATAGGAAAAGAAAGCGAGACATCTGAATGCCAAGACCACGGAAGAAGAGGTCGGTTTATTGCCCACCCTTTTTCTCCGACTTCAAACCAGCGGGGATCAGGGGAAGCAAGTTGGAATCTCTTTGGCTGGCCCTGGACGAATTTGAAGCGATCCGGTTGGCCGATTTTTTGGGCATGGATCATGCGGAGGCCGCTGATCAGATGGATATTTCCCGATCGACGTTTTCCCGTTTGGCGGAGAGGGCCCGCTACAAGATGGCTCAATTCCTGATTGAGGGCAGGCATCTTCGGATCGATGGGGGTGATGTCCATTTTCGAGGGAATCTCATTCGGTGCCAAAGTTGTCAACACATGTTCAATTCGGCCTTTGATCTGGCGCTGGAGAAATGTCCCAGCTGCGGTTCTTCGAACCTGATGGACATGGCCAACGCATATGGACATGGGGATTGCTGCCTTAACTATCATCATAGGAAGTAGCGCCTGGCCGTCTCTGTAGATGATGACCGGCGCTTTTGCGTTTAAACCATTATAACTTAAGGAGGAGGTGTCATATGCCAGGTGGACGTGGATCCGGCGGTGGCGGTGGCGGTGGCGGTGGCGGTGGTGGCGGTGGTGGCGGCCAGGGACGTGGTTCAAGAAGTGGCGGCGGTGGCGGTGGTGGCGGCGGCCGCGGTCAGGGCCAGGGTTCCGCTGGCGGCGGTCAGGGTCGGAACAAGGGCGGTGGATTCGGCGCCGGAGGCTTTTGCATCTGCGCCAAGTGCGGTAAGAAGGTCCCCCATCAACGTGGCGTTAAGTGCACCGGGCTAAAATGTCCTGAATGCAACCGGCCCATGGTGCGGGAGGAGCTGCTCAACAGATCCAAGAAGACCGGGGAAACAGAGTGAAGATCGCTATCGCCAGCGGAAAAGGCGGCACAGGAAAAACAACCCTGGCGACCAATCTGGCCTTCTACATGGCCGAATCAGAATCCGTTGTTTTGGCCGATCTGGATGTTGAAGAACCCAACTCAGGACTCTTTGTACAGGGCCGTCTTCACCATCGCGAAACAACATATAAAATGATTCCAGTATGGAATAAA from the Candidatus Eisenbacteria bacterium genome contains:
- a CDS encoding T9SS type A sorting domain-containing protein; translation: LATLAGETSFEWAVPDVDEPDCRIRVVCVDAESNEGSDISDADFRIIPHDGTAPEVAVVAPNGGEEIDALSAYTITWTSSDNIAVTGTIVLLSIDGGSTYPDTLATLAGETSFEWAVPDVDEPDCRIRVVCVDAESNEGSDISDADFSIVDVSGVEGQQEIPVSLILRRSRPNPFAGMTRIEFGLPTAQRVTLGIYNIKGQLIKTLAAGEYSPGFHTVVWRGKNAQGEKVSSGLYFYRLVTDGKVLKQKMLYLN
- a CDS encoding OmpA family protein produces the protein MNAVHKILAAILITALAAGCSSNKKLLEQQQMEITSLTTRLNEAEQQLAEEQARAANLTAELDQVLAEFSEKEELYLEQINSKTVITLPDAVLFSSGSARLTSSGKGILDRIAGVLEEHPDREILVEGHTDDVQIANQYLSKYPSNWELSSARAHSVLHYFQDQHRFPGKRLSAIGYGEYRPLTGSDTPEGRAMNRRVVISIGPMRQEERQTLP
- a CDS encoding protein kinase yields the protein MGVLDEPTGESMADSPIDSGSPREIPTDLTGTKVGRYLVESLIGRGGMGEVYVANDPLLNRKVALKRINRDRGGGGVERGRILREARRAGKINDPRIASVYDVLDLAGDVILVQEHVDGRTLRELIHQHPPIKEFWPIAVECAQALAVAHREGLLHRDIKPENIMVTRSGGVKVLDFGLAKPLASERETETLTTESFQDPKFGGTPPYMAPEVLLGRDIDERTDIFSLGVTFYELLTGIRPFRGQTFHAVAQEILNTEPGVPTDLNKEVPPSLSTVVLRMLAKRPDDRYATAEEVLHDLEKSRGGQEITPLARIDEPTRPVVFKAPMTKVLLASAGAIFVILFLLLGGPEKIRERFGWYPLPSQKNVLLLPFEIGSGNEEDLKEIALGISGLLGSGLAGLSGDPSLQVASFMNTIQLGIKTPSEGRELLGANLVIAPLLLSDGRKLQGTLRLLDPVSGRRLRFRTIEAPLSRPGEFINAAFVQSAEMLGLSAGSPAQRHLIIYGTEGAGTLQFYLAGLGRILEIHRNRDAVAAADTIQILEAVNSFERATNIDPDHAPSYAGVARGCRLMYKAMGDAAWLGRGEQAAHRAISLDDSLGDAHKRLSFIYWDQGKRDLAAAEMNIALALDPYDDVALANLGLFYRVLECDDEEERVYLDAARLNPNHWAPQWYLAFRIYYRRGRIEEAREAFRQVVRLAPDLYKGYQALGGMQVLDGDYGEAAENLERSIALHPNAEALGNLGVTYFNTRDFDRCIQTFNEVFQYKFAEYQDWLNLGDAYYWAPDKRAKAVAAYVEAIRLGRRTLSTYPSNYMIYANLAQIYPKIDKPDSARICLEAALAGDPENPMIQFCAALTFWQLHESDKALDWLGKSVAGGYPVSWLRDSPIFDEWRPESRFQEIVKEIL
- a CDS encoding DUF134 domain-containing protein codes for the protein MPRPRKKRSVYCPPFFSDFKPAGIRGSKLESLWLALDEFEAIRLADFLGMDHAEAADQMDISRSTFSRLAERARYKMAQFLIEGRHLRIDGGDVHFRGNLIRCQSCQHMFNSAFDLALEKCPSCGSSNLMDMANAYGHGDCCLNYHHRK